Sequence from the Silvibacterium dinghuense genome:
TCCCTCGCGCCGCTTCAGCGCCAGCCGGATGCCATTCTCCCCATGGCCATCCTTATCGATCAGAAAGAGCAGGCTGCTGTTCGGATTCACCAGCACCTGCGCCGCGTAGCCGTCCGCCTCGAGCCGCTTGCCGCGCTCGAGCAGCGCCGCCTCGAGCTCCGCCGCCCGCTCGATGCCCGCGCGCAGCACCGGCGCACCCAGCGCATGGAAGCCGCGCGACGCCGCATCGATGAGCACCAGTCCGGTTCCGGCAAAAATCTTTGTCAACAGCTTGCCGAAGGCCTCGGCATAGGTCGCATCCGGCGTGTATGACGCCTCGATCGCATCGAGCACGTCGGAGGGGCCGAGCAGTCCCGCAGCCTCTTCGAGCACGGCCGCAATGCCCTCACCCAGCTTTACGCCGCCGACCGGCTTGCCGGCAGAACCTTCCACGTGCGCCAGCTTCAGCTTCAGCAATTCATGCTTTGTCGGAAACGAGACGTGATCGGCCTCTTCGAGGTCGTGGTCCTCGGTCGCCATCCAGAAGATCGGCACCGCATTGGCCTCGCGCGCCTTGCGAATCGCCGTCGCCGCCTTCAGCAGCGTAAAGAGCGGTCCGCCGAAGAGCGTCACCTGCTGGCCGGTAATGACAGCCGCGGCGCCTTCGCGCAGCCGGGCAATGTTTGCCAACGTCTCCGCACCGGCACCGAAACCGCGATTCTGTTCTTCCAGCAGATCCGCAATCCCTGCACGCACGGCCGCGTCGATCGTCACCGGCCTCTTGGCCCAGTCCCGCGACCATGGCGTTGCCGAGTAATACGGAGCCATCGGCTCACGGTGCTCGGCGTAGGCGAGAAAGAGCCGGCTCAGCCGGGGAAGGATCGAGATTGGATAACACTCGGTGTGCAAAACGGCGGCTCTCCCTCAGAACTTCGGTTGCTGCTTCTCTCTGCTCCTGCGTTATTGCGCCGGCTTCAGTCTCTCACGAAGGCGCTTCCCCCTCGTCCGCGGCTCCGGTTTCGCGGCTCCGGCCTGCCTGTCCTCCTCCAGCGCTTCTGCCAGCGCCGGCCGATTCCGTACCGGCAGTGCAGCCAGCGCCTCGCGGGCCAGGGAGCGATATACGGCCGTGAGAATCGGATGCGCCGCAAGCGCCTGAAGATGCAGATGTATTGTCTCCGCGTCCCCGCGCGCGAAGGGTCCGCTGAAGCTGTTCTCCGCTCCACGCGCCGCCACGTTGCCGACCGTCGGCACAGCCAGCGCGGCTACCCAGGCCTTGGCCGTTTCCTCATCAAGACCCGCCAGGCGTGCCGCGTCCCTTGCTGCCGTCAACGCCGCTACCAGCAGCGGAGAGGCCATGGTTGCCGCTGCGTGATAGAGCGCCTTCTTCTTTCCATCCACCACGAAGGGCACGCCGCCGAGCCGTTTTACGAGTTTTTCAATCGTGCTCCGCGTGGGTCGATCTGCGGCTTCGATCCCGAACAGCACGCCTTCGAGCGGCACCGCTTCACGCGCCGGAAAGGTCATCACCGGATGCACCGCGGCCACCCGGGCTCCAGCCTGCCGCGCTGGCTCCAGAACCACCGAGGACAGCGCCCCGCTCGAGTGCATGACTGTTTGCCCTGACAGG
This genomic interval carries:
- the bshC gene encoding bacillithiol biosynthesis cysteine-adding enzyme BshC, with the protein product MHTECYPISILPRLSRLFLAYAEHREPMAPYYSATPWSRDWAKRPVTIDAAVRAGIADLLEEQNRGFGAGAETLANIARLREGAAAVITGQQVTLFGGPLFTLLKAATAIRKAREANAVPIFWMATEDHDLEEADHVSFPTKHELLKLKLAHVEGSAGKPVGGVKLGEGIAAVLEEAAGLLGPSDVLDAIEASYTPDATYAEAFGKLLTKIFAGTGLVLIDAASRGFHALGAPVLRAGIERAAELEAALLERGKRLEADGYAAQVLVNPNSSLLFLIDKDGHGENGIRLALKRREGDVWTAGKRSYTTAELLAILEAEPERLSPNALLRPVFQDFILPTAAYIGGPAEIAYFAQSQVLYEKILGRTTAVLPRLSATLVEPAIAEVMKQHGLSVDDVLHQRPEELAARLGARAIPIEGKQKLAAAGNALDAELNEVTAWMTKLDDSLGRSAGVAASKMRYQMNRLRRMAANFQLQKEASLRKHVDAIYLALYPDQHLQERAVGAAAFLAKYGMELAAELVEHAAQECPGHRVISL
- a CDS encoding Rossmann-like and DUF2520 domain-containing protein, which codes for MREISIIGPGNWGTSLEAGLRRAGVPVAEVVGRRAVRGRVVNWSRARLDAPLIWLCVPDGAIAGVAQEVVRRRGNLSGQTVMHSSGALSSVVLEPARQAGARVAAVHPVMTFPAREAVPLEGVLFGIEAADRPTRSTIEKLVKRLGGVPFVVDGKKKALYHAAATMASPLLVAALTAARDAARLAGLDEETAKAWVAALAVPTVGNVAARGAENSFSGPFARGDAETIHLHLQALAAHPILTAVYRSLAREALAALPVRNRPALAEALEEDRQAGAAKPEPRTRGKRLRERLKPAQ